GCCCAGGATGGTGCGCATGCCACGCACGCTGGAGAGGAGCGCCTCGGGGCCGAGGCACGCGCCGGCGATGAGGTCGCTGTGGCCGCCCACGTACTTGGTGAGTGAGTAGAGGACGAGATCCGCGCCGTGGCGCAGGGGGTGCTGCCAGAGCGGGCCGAGAAAGGTGTTGTCCACAATGACCAGGGGGCGCCGGCCGATACCCTCCGCGGGCGGCGCTGCGGAGTCCGGCTGCGTCGTGACAGCCAGCTCCGCACAGCGCCGGATGTCTACCAGCGTATTGGTCGGATTCGCCGGCGTCTCGACATAGATCACGCCCACCGGACCCTGTGCGGCGGCCTGCTCCAGCGCATGCTCGAGTGCACCCTCGGCGCCCGCGGCAAAGCCGATGCCGCGGATGCCGAACCGCGGCAGGATGCGGCTGACCAGAAAGTCGCTGCCGCCATAGATGGGCTCGCTGTGCACCACCATGTCGCCCGGCCTGAGGAAGGTGAGCAGCGTAGTGGCGATGGCGGCCATGCCGCTCGAGAAGCCGAGCCCGGCCTCGGCGCCATCCCAGAGGGCCAGCCGGTCTTCGAGGATCTCGAGGTCGGGATTGTTGATGCGCGAGTAAATGAGCCCCGGCTCCTCCGAGGGCCGCTTCTCGCGCAGGCCGTACGCCAGCTCGAAGAACGCCTTGCCCGCCTCGGCGCTCTCGAATACAAACGTCGATGTCTGGAAGATCGGACACTTCAGCGCGCCCTCGGAAAGCCGCGGGTCGTAGCCGTAGCTCATCATGAGCGTTTCCGGGCGGAGGGCGTGCTCGCCGATCAGGCGCCGGCGGTACACGTTCGCGGGTGGCATCATGGCGGGGACCCCCTGATCGAGTCGGGCGGCGCGATCTCGCCGCGGCTCGGTCATGCTAAGCGGTTGGTCAGGGCGGCGCGAGGCGGATCAGCGACCCCCCCCTTTTTCACGGCTGCCCAGCCGGCGAAATGCCGCGCCGCAGATGCTTGCGGATGTAGATGTCGACCGCCACCAGCTCCCGCGGCGCCAGCCGCAGTCCCCAGTGTGGCATGCCCCGGACATTCCCCAGGAAGACGCGGCGCCTCAGCCCCCGCGGGTCGTTTGCCAGTGGCCAATCATGCTCCAGGAACGACGGCGTTTCGATCGTGTCTCCGTGCAGGACGTAATGGTGGCCGCCTTCACCGGCCAACCCGTGACAGAACGCGCACGCCTCAACGTAGATCCCGTTGCCCCGGATGATCGCGGCCCGTTCCGTGGTCCAGGTCACGGTGTCGTAGGTCGCAGCGTCGAAGATCTGCGCCATGATCGCGGGAAGCTCTGCCCGCGTGGCTACCCGGGCCTCGCCGGCAACCGGTTTCTCTTCCCCACACGCCGCCAGCCCCACGACCGTGGCCAGAACAGCACGCAGCCAGCGCATACCTGTAACCTCTCTTCGATTATGGGATGGGAGCGTGACCCGATTTGCCCCGTGTGGGCAACTCGGATTCCGGCCCGATCTCATGGCAGCCGCGGCGAGGCGTCGCGTCCATGCGCGGCAAGTGACCAGTCGGCGCGCCACAGCCAGAGGGCGACGAGGGCGAACGCGACGGTGCGAATGACGGTGGGCGCCGGGCCCGGCAGTGCGAGATGGTCGGTCACGACGCCGGCGACGAACCAGTAGTACAGCCCGATCGCCAGGGCGGCGAGCAGCCGCATGGCCAAGGCCGCACTCAGGTTCAGACCACGGACGAGGAGTTGTGACGTCAGATAGCCTCCGGCCGTCCAGGCCGCGACCGTGAGGTATACACTGCCGGCCGTGCCCAGCGCACCGTCGTGCGTGAGATTGTAGCCGATGACGAAACCAGGAAAGCCCGCCGCGAACACCCCGTAGCCGCTCTGGAGCCAGGCGTGCGACCGGCGCGCCCGGCCTAGTATCTGCACGATCGACTTGGACTGGGCGATATCGAGGCACCCCCGCGTGATGCACATCGTACAGGGGGCGCAGCGCGGGTTGCGCGCGTCGAGCAGCGGGCTCTGCCCATACAGCCGCTCCACCGCGAGCACCGGACAGATCGAGCTGCAGAAGCCAGCCTTCTTGTCGAAGACGGCGCCCAGAACGAAGGCGAGCGCCGCTACCAGCATGATCGTCACGG
The nucleotide sequence above comes from Gemmatimonadota bacterium. Encoded proteins:
- a CDS encoding cystathionine gamma-synthase family protein encodes the protein MPPANVYRRRLIGEHALRPETLMMSYGYDPRLSEGALKCPIFQTSTFVFESAEAGKAFFELAYGLREKRPSEEPGLIYSRINNPDLEILEDRLALWDGAEAGLGFSSGMAAIATTLLTFLRPGDMVVHSEPIYGGSDFLVSRILPRFGIRGIGFAAGAEGALEHALEQAAAQGPVGVIYVETPANPTNTLVDIRRCAELAVTTQPDSAAPPAEGIGRRPLVIVDNTFLGPLWQHPLRHGADLVLYSLTKYVGGHSDLIAGACLGPEALLSSVRGMRTILGTMADAWTGWLTMRSLETLKLRMTSSMKNARYVAEFLADHPKITRVHHLGFLEEGEPQFEIFHRQCEAPGSTFSFEVHGGEAEAYRLLNHLQLVKLAVSLGGTESLAEHPATMTHSDITREAQARMGITPGMIRLSVGIEHPEDVIADLRQALEAV
- a CDS encoding cytochrome c; this translates as MRWLRAVLATVVGLAACGEEKPVAGEARVATRAELPAIMAQIFDAATYDTVTWTTERAAIIRGNGIYVEACAFCHGLAGEGGHHYVLHGDTIETPSFLEHDWPLANDPRGLRRRVFLGNVRGMPHWGLRLAPRELVAVDIYIRKHLRRGISPAGQP